DNA from Dama dama isolate Ldn47 chromosome 5, ASM3311817v1, whole genome shotgun sequence:
CCTCCAGGGGCTGGCCTGGGTGCCACTTCAGACCCCAGTAAGGTACTCGTTCTGGGCCGGGTGCTGGTGCCAAGGGTGGGTGATTGTGAAGAACTGCCCTCCCATGCTCAGCCCAGGCCTCCATCCAAGTTAGAGGGGCGCAGGGcagagtctgactctgtgatacGAGGCGCCCACTGGCCGCTTACCAAGCTGAGCACGTGCCAGGCTGGGCTGGCTGTCTGACGACTGGGTGGGCTTCATccctatccccattttacagaggaggaagcagaggagCTGAGTGGGAGAGGTGAAGCCGATCCAGATTGGGGCCCAGAGCCCCTCGCTGCCTCTCCCAACTAGGGTGACCTGACTCCGCATTGAGGACCCAGGCAGGCAGTGTGGTGACCAGCAAGGGTGAGAACAGGGTGTCCCGGGAGAGGCCCCCCTTCTGCTGAGGAAGCAGCTTTTCCAGTCAAACAATAGTGGCTGTTCCTGGCAGGCCACCAGGCTGGGCTAGGCCGGGGTGGGGGcgcggggggagagggagggaggagcagagCCTCCCTGGGAGCGTTTAGGCATCGAAGGGCTGCAGCCTTGGCCTGGGACGTCCTGTTCTGGTAGAACCCAGAACCGGGGATACTGAGGCTGAGGAGGTCAAGGGTCACATGAACCTTTCAGGGCAAACCACCTACTTCTCACCTCCCGCCACTCCCCCCGTGGCTTCCTATGCCACCTGCCCCTGAGACGAGGGCTCGGCCTCAGAGGACactgccctcccccagccctccaaGGGCCTGGCCAGGATGCGGTGGCTGCAGTGTTCCGTGGGGACCCACCGAGCCGGAGGGTCTAGGGAGGGCAGGTGCCGCCCCACTTCCATCCGCCTACCATAAAGACTGCTGAGCGGGCGGGAGGCCTGCTCAGACCTGCTGGGTCCATCAGACCTGAGTCCTGCTCTAACCTGTTTGGTTCAGAGCCTTGGCGGTGGGGCCTGAGGACCAGGCAAGGGCCCCTGGAGCACGTTCTGTCCTGCTGCGGAGCCAGCCTTCCTGGCCCATGCCTGTGCGTGCCGGGGTCTTTGCAGGCCTGAGGATGCCTGAGCGGAGCCCAGCCCTGCTGTGGAAACGAGCCCACGTTGGCACTCACCAGCCTCAGATCTGGGGCGTCTGCCAGCGCTGGGGGCCTCCTCAGGCATGAAGCATGAAGTTTAGATGTGCTCAGGCCACGTCGGTCCTGCTCATGACTGCAGCCTTATGTCTCGGTGGAGAACTGAGGACCCAGTGAGCCCCAGGTGCATGGCCCTGTTCCCCCAAAGGCTGAGCTTTGGGCATTTCTGGCCCAAACAAGTGTTCAGCCTGGTGGCCTTCAGCTCTCTCCACACCACATGCTGCTCACAGAATGGCTGGGGCCCTCCCTTCTGCTCTGGAAGCTGCATGAGAAACATGGGGCCACTGAGTCCAGGTCAAGCTTCACCTTGTCAGTCCACTCACAGGGCTCACGAAGCAGGGAGGGTGTGTGTCAATACTAGTCCCGGGCAGCCCTCGCTGGGGGACTTTTGTCCCCACCACCCTGCCGGCTCTGGTGGCCCCGCCCCACGCTAAGCCACGAGAGGAAGGAGGGGCAAGGCACCAGGACGCTCTCAGGGCCGAGAACCGCACGGCTGCCTGGGCTGCGGCAGCGGACCCCGCCCCTTGCACGCTCCAGGAGTTTGGGGGCTGCGTTCTGTCCCAGGCGCGCCTCCAAGGCTCAGCGAAATTAATTCTAAGGCCCAAGGACAGATACGACTCCCAGTCTCCGCCGGCTCGGGACCCCAGCGCAGCGAGCGTCCTACGGAAAGCGCGGAGCCCTGAGAGGCGGAGAGGCGCGGCCGGGGCCCCCCCAGGAGGACTCGACGGGGGTGGGGTCAGCGGGCGATTCCCGAGCCCAAACCGGTGGGGCGGAGCCAGCAGGGGCGGGCAGGGCAGGCAGGACCGAGCAGAGTGAGGCTCCGGCGCTAGAAGGAGGCGTGGCCACCCCGGATTGGCCGCCCGGCCCGCACGGCGTGGCCTTCGGGGAGTTGGCGTAGCTGGCGGCGTGCACTCGGCCGCGCAGCGGCCCCTTTAAGCCCCCCGGCACCGCCCCCAGCGACCCGCCCCCAGCACGGCCTGGGTCCTGCGGGCAGCGGGGTCGGGTCCGCGCGGGCCGCGATGGAGCTGCACATCCTAGAGCACCGGGTGCGGGTGCTGAGCCTCGCCCGCCCCGGTCTCTGGCTCTACACCCACCCGCTCATCAAGCTGCTCTTCCTGCCCCGCCGAAGCCGGTGCGCGCCCGGGTCCGCGGCACAGATGGGGGTGGGCTGCACTGTCGCTCTGGGACGGGGTCGGGAGATTAGGGCCGTCGTGGGGTCAGCGGGAGCCGGCGGGGAGagccctccctgccttcctccctcccccgcccccggccgccATCCGGCCTGGGCCTAACCTCCCCGGGACCGCCGCCTATCCGGCCCCGTAAGGCCCCCTCCCAGGGCCGGTTAAGGCGCAAACAGCCCGGGATGGTCAATGCTTAACCCTAGTGGTGTCAGGTGGGGGCATTCTTTCCTGGCGGCTCCGTGGAACTTTTTCCAGTTGCCTCCCGTCGGGTCAGAGGGGCTGGTCTAGAGGGCTCAAGGTTCGACGGCCCGGGTTTGTAGCCGCGGGTGAGCCTCTCCTCGTGTCCCGGCGTGGAGGTCGGGGAGGCGGAAAGCAGTTCGCAGTTCTGGAAGTGGGGCACACACCCCACCGTCCTGGGAAGAAAACAGGCTTGAGGGGGCAGGGAGGCGCCCGGCCGGGTCTACCCGCCCCCTCCGCCCCACCCAGGCTGAAgatgccccccgcccccaaccaggTGCAAGTTCTTCAGCCTGACGGAGACCCCCGAGGATTACACGCTCATGGTGGACGAGGAGGGCTTCAAAggtgggggctgggctggggaggggcgtAAGGGAGGAGACCGCGCTCGCCTCTTTGCGGGATTCTCACCGAATGCTAGGATCCATGGTCGCAAGAGCTGGGGGCCTGGAAGGCGGATGGATCTGGGTTCGAATCCACTCCCACTTTTCACTGGCTGTGTGCCCTTAagcaagtcacttcccctctctgagctgtTTGTTTCCTCTCATGTAAAATGGAATAGTTACGGCTCTGATCTAATAGGGTCCCTCGAGGGCTTTATAAACGGGGCTGTGTGTGAAGGGCGGTtagcagcccctggcctgccagcAGGGCCTCAATTACAGTTCTGGGGCAAGAATCGGTTCACTGTGACtgtttccccaccccaccccacccctgccattATCCCCCCCGACTGACTTCTCTCATCTCTGGTGTGTGTCACCCCCTCCCCAACTGGTCTGGCGGCTCCAGGAGTCTGAGAGGGCTGGGGAAGGAATGCAGGAGGAGCAGGCAGCCAGCCAGGGCAGGGTCCTGGCGGGCCTCCTAGCTGTGCTTGGGCAATTAGCAGCCACCCTGGCCGTGGCCCCTGCTCCAGACTGGACTCCAGCCTGGTCCGTTCCTGATCCCTGGAGCGGACATCTACCTCCCTACTCCTGCCAGCCTGGCCCAGGCTGACAGGCTTGGAGTCTCAGGCCAGACCACTGGGGCTTCACTGGCAGGCATAGCGCTGCTTCAGGCCTTAGTTTCCCTATTTGTGCAGCAGGAAAGTTTGGATCTGCTCAGAAAAGGGCATCCCCTAGCCAACTTGGTCTGCTGGCTCCCCCTGGTGGTGCCACACGGTATGAGGCCTCTGTTTGCCCAAGGAACACTCGTCTTGAGGTCCATACCgtcaccccattttacagaagaggaaactgaggctcagagaagtcaaatCATTTGCCCCAGGTGAGGCTGGGATTGGAACCCAGCTCTGTCTGAATTCGGAGCTCCGATCCTAACTGGGAAGTTTCAATCCCTGACAGGCCAACACCTGAAGCACCTCTCAGTCCTTGCAGACATGCAGGTCTCAGGAGCAGAACTTGGGGGAGGAAGACAGCTCCAGTCTCCAGACCTGACCTGACCTTGGTAGAGCTCCCCATAAGGCTCAGACAGGGAAACAGGGCAGGGGCCAGCCCTGTAGGCCCTGACCAGgcctgtgccccctgccccaCAGAGCTGCCCCCATCCGAGTTCCTGCAAGTGGCCGAGGCCACCTGGCTGGTGCTGAACGTGCCGTCCCCCAGTGGCGCGGCCGTGCAGGCTGCCGGGGTCACCAAGATCGCCCGGTCGGTAATCGCACCGCTGGCTGAGCACCACGTGTCGGTGCTGATGCTGTCCACCTACCAGACAGACTTCATCCTGGTGAGTTTCCCGCTGGTGCTggctggggggttggggggaggaggCGTGTGGGCAGGGTGGGCCCCATGGGTGCTTGGGGACCCATGCGTTGTGCCTCTTCTGGCCCAGGTGCGGGAGCAGGACCTGTCCGTGGTGATCCACACGCTGGCCCGGGAGTTCGACATTTACCGAGAGGTGGGCGGGGAGCCTGTGCCGGTTGCCAGGGACGATTCCAGTAACGGCTTTCCCCGTGCTCAGCATGGTGAGACCCGCCCTCTGACACCCGGGCCTCGGCGGGGGCTCCTCTTCCCACCGGGGGCCCTTCCCTTGTGCAGGTGGGGCTGTGGGTTTGGGGAGACCAGCTGACATGCACCCCCCTCCTCACAAGAGGGGGCCGGGAGAACCCAGGCAGCTTCCTGCAGGTGCTGCATgacctcctcccagcccaggctgTCTCTCTCTGgctggccaccagggggcgcgcTCGCCCACAGTCGCCCCTTGACCTCCGCCACCAACCCTCCCCAGCAGGGCCCAGCCCCACGGTGCACCCCATCCAGAGCCCACAGAACCGATTCTGCGTCCTCACGCTGGACCCTGAGACTCTGCCAGCCATCGCCACCACCCTCATCGACGTCCTCTTCTATACGCATAGGTGGGCCCTCGTTGGCATTGGTCCTCACAACCTTGTTCCCAAGCTCCTTCCCACCACCTTCCACCCACCCCTGGGTTCTGCAGTTCTGTGCCCTGTTCGGTGGCTGGGGTTCCCGGCCGCCTGCGACACCCCTGTGCCCAGCACTGAGGTCCAGGCAAGGTCCCGAAGCCACAGctggagccccctccccaccctggcgTGGGCAGGGCCCCCTGAGCTGTGCCCTGGTCAAGCCCTCTGGACCTGGGGTAAAATCCTCTTTGTCACACTCAGGGTTCGTCAtcctctcccatccccagccATACCAGCAGGTCAGGGCCCTCAGACGAGGGGTGAGGGCAGGGGGCCAGGAGGGTCTGCCCAGAGCCGCCTGTGCCAGCCCCTTCGCAGGCATGGAGCCTGGCTGGGAGGTGGAGCTGGCTGAGCACCTGAGGCTCCCCTCCTCCGCAGCCCCCCTAGGGAGGCAGCCTCTGGCGGTCCCGGATCCAGTTCCATCACCTTCTTTGCCTTCTCCCTCATCGAAGGCTACATCTCCATCGTCATGGATGCTGAGACGCAGAAAAAGTAAGTGACCCCTGACCCCAGGTGGCACACAGGCCCCCGGCCAGCCCCAGGGAGGGGGCAGCTAGAGCGTCCAATGCTGAGGTCAGCCGGCTGACCTCCTCCTGGGGCTCACAGCAGAGGCAAGGGGGGACCCGGGTGCCCCTGCCCACCGCCCTCCTACCGCCCCAGGTTCCCCAGTGACCTGCTGCTGACCAGCTCCTCGGGCGAGCTGTGGAGGATGGTGCGCATTGGCGGACAGCCCCTGGGCTTCGGTGA
Protein-coding regions in this window:
- the CASTOR1 gene encoding cytosolic arginine sensor for mTORC1 subunit 1 isoform X1, translated to MELHILEHRVRVLSLARPGLWLYTHPLIKLLFLPRRSRCKFFSLTETPEDYTLMVDEEGFKELPPSEFLQVAEATWLVLNVPSPSGAAVQAAGVTKIARSVIAPLAEHHVSVLMLSTYQTDFILVREQDLSVVIHTLAREFDIYREVGGEPVPVARDDSSNGFPRAQHAGPSPTVHPIQSPQNRFCVLTLDPETLPAIATTLIDVLFYTHSPPREAASGGPGSSSITFFAFSLIEGYISIVMDAETQKKFPSDLLLTSSSGELWRMVRIGGQPLGFDECGIVAQIAGPLAAADISAYYISTFNFDHALVPEDGISSVIEVLQRRQDGLGS
- the CASTOR1 gene encoding cytosolic arginine sensor for mTORC1 subunit 1 isoform X2, with the translated sequence MELHILEHRVRVLSLARPGLWLYTHPLIKLLFLPRRSRCKFFSLTETPEDYTLMVDEEGFKELPPSEFLQVAEATWLVLNVPSPSGAAVQAAGVTKIARSVIAPLAEHHVSVLMLSTYQTDFILVREQDLSVVIHTLAREFDIYREVGGEPVPVARDDSSNGFPRAQHGPSPTVHPIQSPQNRFCVLTLDPETLPAIATTLIDVLFYTHSPPREAASGGPGSSSITFFAFSLIEGYISIVMDAETQKKFPSDLLLTSSSGELWRMVRIGGQPLGFDECGIVAQIAGPLAAADISAYYISTFNFDHALVPEDGISSVIEVLQRRQDGLGS